A region of the Mus musculus strain C57BL/6J chromosome X, GRCm38.p6 C57BL/6J genome:
GTCTGCACATCTACACCATGTTGGTCTTTGAAGCAAAATTGTTCCCACACACATCCCCCTTAATGGAGAGGATGTTAATTTGCTGGAGTCTCCAATGAGTGATGCAAGGAATCAGTCAAAGTGGCCTGGATAAGAGCAGTGTGCAAGCAAAGGTTAATGCTGAGAGAGACTTCACTCTGTtttaacactctctctctctctctctctctctctctctgtctctgtctctctgtctctctctccctcctactcacacacaggagaaagagtaagacagaggcagagccaaagaaacagagagaaagagatgcagagaggcagagagatggaggactATAGGTCCTGAAAGCAGCCTACTGCTGAAATGTCGtcattttgtatgttttattATTCTACAAGTTTGGTTTGATCACTCCAAATTACAGTTAGACAGttacattatttaaatttttgacCATCTTCCTGCTTCCCTTGTTTGAGTCACTGCTGTTTTAGAATGTGTCTGTGATATGTCAATCTGAAGCCTCTGTTTGTAATGTTCACATTCCTTGGATACAGACAAAAAGTCTGGGAAGTGGGTGGAATGTGTCCCTTTGGGCTCCCCATTCATACTACTGAACCATGGTTTTTAGTTATTCAACTTGGGATTGATCATACTGTTCCCATAATAAGTGTCAGGCCAGCTGTGGCTGCTATCTTCTCTTTGGGTTGGTTTCCTGAATGCATTGAGATAACTCTAGGAGTGGAGACCCAGGTTGGAATAGGGAAGTGTGATAGATTTCagtaggaagaattttttaactGATTCTGAAACAATGTGGCAAATATTTAGATATATATTTTCCTGATTCCAGTCTTTTTTATTTGCATACTTCTCCCACAATTTTTGTGCCActgtatgtgggtatatgtggAGAGAACTTGATAAAATATTTCTGAGTTCTGgaaagatctctgtgaggccGATCACCCTCTTCCGGGTTTACACATTCACCCATAGCATTGTTCTTAAGTGTGCTGACGCCCTGCAATGTGCTACTTAGTGATTTTAACCTGAACACCCAATACTAGGGTTACTAATATAAGGGGTGACCAAAAGTATATGTTGCCACTCTGTGTAAACATCTTAGGATCTTTCACCTTTGACCGATGAGCTCTAAGTGTTTACAGTTTATCCCTGTAGGAACAGCATGTTGCTGGGCTGAGGTCTATTTTATCCTGAATCATATGCGTATTTTTCCTCTCCCCAACACTCAGAAATAATAACCTCTCCACTTTACTCttgagattttaattttaaagcttCCGGAAGGAACACTGTAGAATTTGCCATCTTAGTGAATCCCTAACCCTACCttggttagttttgttgttgttgtttcagggttttttttttcccccgttctttctattttttttcttttttttctttcttttttttttttctttttaagagtgcCATAACCAGATGAAGCCTGAGCCTTCCCAAGATCTTTTACTAAAATCTGTGGCTGTTGTTACCTCTGGTAGAATCCCTTTCAGAAGGGGTTTTTCTGCCTAGGGGGACAGCGGTACTATTCATCCCTGCTGGAGGCCTGATTCCGGGGCTGGGGGCCCATACgtggagaggggaggggccaGGGGGCGGCCCCCTTGTGACCAGCCCCGAAGAGAGGTCATAGAGAAGACTGGCAGAGGAGCGcctggacagcagcagcagctgactTTCTAGATGAAGCGCGCCTTGGGGCCCCAGGTAACAAACCCAGACCTTTTTACAAATCCGCGGGCTTGGGGAGCTGCGGTGGTTGCGGGGAGGGAGCATGCACTTTGGGGGTCGCGTACTGTGGATGGGGGTGGTCACGCGTGAAGGGAGTCTGAATTCTGGGGGAAACCCTAGGAAATGAGAGGACAGGAGCAAGAAACGGGGTGTGAGGGCACAGGCACGAAAGAGCAAGAGAGGGCGCTCGAGCGTGGCACACAGCAAGCGCGCTTAGGAGTAGAGGCTGGAAGCATAGGTAAGAAAGGAGGCAGGGGACACTTTCGTCCACTGAGTCAGTTTTTTTTCAAAGATAACCTCCTTTCAGCCATATTTAACATACATTGTTGACTCGAGGGGTTTAAAGATGCAAGGAAAGAACGTAGAAAAAGGTGCGCCAAAGCGAGGCTGCACAGAGCGCCGAAAAGACAGCGGGTTATGCCTTTTTAAAAGAGTTGCCATCCTTTTCACCCTAAAGCTCAGGAcagtccccttcccccctccttccccggTACCAGCAGTTCTGGCGGCCTTTGGAGCAGGTAGCCGCGGGCTCGGGCTCGGCACGCCACGCGAGCCCCCGGTGCAGGGGCGGAGCCGCGGCCGCGCGCGGGGCTCGCggcagggggaggggctgagGCTAACGGCACCGCGGCCATGACGCCGGGCTGGCCGTCCACACGAGTTCCTGTCTCCCTCCACCCATAGTCATAGCTCATTCCCAGACGCGTTTCTTCCCAGGCTTGGGAGTGAGCCGATGGCCCACGTTCGAGAAGCGTCCCGGTCCTCCCGCTCTGTCGCCTGTTGGAGTTCGGGAGGTGGTCGAGGAGCCTGTCTGGAGCAGGCAGCTGAGAGTGCATCGAGATGCGGGGTACACAGGGAGCCCAGGAGATGAAGCCGGAGCTGTGGCCGGAGCCCAAGCCCACGTCGGAGAACTTAACAAGTAGGGGCAGTGGCAGCTATGAGAAGGTGCTCCCTTCTATCCCGGCTGCTTGTCACACCAGCTCCAGCTCGGTTTGCCCGCGCCGCAAGCCCCGCCCTCGGCCCCAGCCCAGGTCCCGCTCCAGGGGAGGGCGTGGGCTCAAGGCCCCACCCCCGCCTCCCGCCAAACCTCCGCCTCCCCCGCCAGCGCCGCCACCTCCACCCCTGCCCAAGCAGCGGTCGGTGGCCTGGCGCAATTCCAGACGTAGATCCAGGCCTGGACCCAGACCCCAAACACGGAAAAGCTACTCTAGTGACCATGGCTCCTCTAGGGATTCAGATGGCTCAGAGAACAGTTTACTGGAGGTAGGGTCTAATAAGGGTCCCACAGGCTGCTGTCATGTAGAGAGCTTTAAAGTAGCTAAAAACTGGCAGAGAAACCTGCGGATGATCTATCAGCGTTTCATTTGGAGTGGAACCCCGGAGACTAGGAAACGTAAGGCAAAGTCATGCATCTGTCAAATATGTAGTACTCACAAGAACAGACTCCACTCTTGTCTGTCCTGTGTATTTTTTGGATGCTTTACTGACAAACATATTCACATTCATGCCGAAACAACGCAACACAATTTAGCAGTAGACCTCTGTCATGGGGTTATATATTGCTTTATGTGTAGGGATTATGTATATGACAAAGATATAGAAAAGATcgccaaagaaacaaaagaaaaaattctggGACTGTTATCATCCCCTACAGGAGATGCATCTTATCAGCAGTTGATGGCATCTGAGGTGGAAGAAAACCAATTAACCTGCGAGTCAAAAGATCAGGAGACCAGTTTGGTAAAACccaagaaaaagaggaggaaaaagacaaTGTATTATACTGTAGGCTTCAGAGGATTAATTAATCTTGGTAATACTTGCTTTATGAATTGTATTGTCCAAGTACTTACTCACATTCCGCTACTGAAAGAGTTCTTCCTTTCAAATAAGCACAAATGTATGATGACAAGCCCCAGCTTGTGTTTAGTCTGCGAGATGTCTTTACTTTT
Encoded here:
- the Usp51 gene encoding ubiquitin carboxyl-terminal hydrolase 51; amino-acid sequence: MRGTQGAQEMKPELWPEPKPTSENLTSRGSGSYEKVLPSIPAACHTSSSSVCPRRKPRPRPQPRSRSRGGRGLKAPPPPPAKPPPPPPAPPPPPLPKQRSVAWRNSRRRSRPGPRPQTRKSYSSDHGSSRDSDGSENSLLEVGSNKGPTGCCHVESFKVAKNWQRNLRMIYQRFIWSGTPETRKRKAKSCICQICSTHKNRLHSCLSCVFFGCFTDKHIHIHAETTQHNLAVDLCHGVIYCFMCRDYVYDKDIEKIAKETKEKILGLLSSPTGDASYQQLMASEVEENQLTCESKDQETSLVKPKKKRRKKTMYYTVGFRGLINLGNTCFMNCIVQVLTHIPLLKEFFLSNKHKCMMTSPSLCLVCEMSLLFQAMYSGNQSPHIPYKLLHLIWIHAEHLAGYRQQDAQEFLIAILDVLHRHSRDDGIDQEGNSNCCNCIIDHIFTGSLQSDLTCQVCHGVSTTIDPCWDISLDLPGPYTPGRASSSTSSRDGQKPRVISLTDCLKWFTRPEDLGSSAKIKCSQCQSYQESTKQLTMKKLPIVACFHLKRFEHLGKQRRKINSFISFPLELDMTPFLASTKESIMKGQPLTECVPSENKYSLFAVINHHGTLESGHYTSFVRQEKDQWFSCDDAVVTKATMEELLNSEGYLLFYHRQDIEKE